The proteins below come from a single Garra rufa chromosome 3, GarRuf1.0, whole genome shotgun sequence genomic window:
- the LOC141331263 gene encoding CD99 antigen-like protein 2 isoform X2 produces the protein MGKKLATWTLLAVFSLLVVKGISQDLDLADAFDDEEPTAPPPKVDPAGGAGGAEKPSLKPVKPTVKEPAKPKPKQTEETYTDYFDATIRPGLLPRTPPSPLRTSVPPRKAQSGPGDFDLSDALNPDNDIKGKGKDSGKGGSQFSDDDLSDVGNDNSYKPDKGKGGKGGSSAGSSGGDLDPADENNYDTMAETGTIAGIVSAVAMALVGAVSSYISYQKKKFCFSIQQSLNADMVKADAPDAVVAQEPQVQQTLLQPPNAEPPTEENVV, from the exons ATGGGAAAGAAGCTCGCGACATGGACGCTTCTAGCGGTCTTTTCTCTGCTGGTAGTGAAAG GAATAAGTCAAGATCTGGACTTGGCAGATGCATTTGACGACGAAGAACCAA CTGCCCCACCACCTAAAGTGGACCCAGCGGGTGGTGCAGGAGGAGCAG AGAAACCCAGTCTTAAACCTGTTAAGCCCACAGTCAAGGAACCAGCAAAGCCCAAGCCCAAACAAACAG AGGAGACATACACTGATTATTTTGACGCCACCATTCGGCCAGGCCTGTTGCCCCGAACACCCCCTAGTCCTCTCCGAACCTCTGTTCCCCCTCGGAAAGCCCAGTCTG GTCCTGGGGACTTCGATCTTTCAGATGCCCTGAACCCCGACAATGACATCAAAGGGAAGGGCAAAGACTCTGGCAAAGGCG GTAGTCAATTCTCAGACGACGACCTTTCAGATGTGGGCAATGATAACTCCTACAAACCTGACAAAGGCAAAG GTGGAAAAGGTGGAAGTAGTGCCGGAAGCAGTGGTGGTGATTTGGATCCTGCTGATGAAAATAACTACG ACACCATGGCTGAGACTGGAACCATCGCTGGTATTGTGAGCGCTGTTGCTATGGCTCTGGTTGGTGCAGTGAGCAGCTACATCTCCTACCAGAAGAAGAAGTTTTGCTTCAGCATACAGC AGAGTCTAAATGCAGATATGGTGAAAGCAGATGCCCCAGACGCTGTAGTTGCACAGGAGCCACAAG TTCAACAAACTCTTCTCCAGCCTCCCAACGCTGAGCCGCCCACAGAGGAAAATGTGGTGTAA
- the LOC141331263 gene encoding CD99 antigen-like protein 2 isoform X4, with translation MGKKLATWTLLAVFSLLVVKGISQDLDLADAFDDEEPTAPPPKVDPAGGAGGAEKPSLKPVKPTVKEPAKPKPKQTGPGDFDLSDALNPDNDIKGKGKDSGKGGSQFSDDDLSDVGNDNSYKPDKGKGGKGGSSAGSSGGDLDPADENNYDTMAETGTIAGIVSAVAMALVGAVSSYISYQKKKFCFSIQQSLNADMVKADAPDAVVAQEPQVQQTLLQPPNAEPPTEENVV, from the exons ATGGGAAAGAAGCTCGCGACATGGACGCTTCTAGCGGTCTTTTCTCTGCTGGTAGTGAAAG GAATAAGTCAAGATCTGGACTTGGCAGATGCATTTGACGACGAAGAACCAA CTGCCCCACCACCTAAAGTGGACCCAGCGGGTGGTGCAGGAGGAGCAG AGAAACCCAGTCTTAAACCTGTTAAGCCCACAGTCAAGGAACCAGCAAAGCCCAAGCCCAAACAAACAG GTCCTGGGGACTTCGATCTTTCAGATGCCCTGAACCCCGACAATGACATCAAAGGGAAGGGCAAAGACTCTGGCAAAGGCG GTAGTCAATTCTCAGACGACGACCTTTCAGATGTGGGCAATGATAACTCCTACAAACCTGACAAAGGCAAAG GTGGAAAAGGTGGAAGTAGTGCCGGAAGCAGTGGTGGTGATTTGGATCCTGCTGATGAAAATAACTACG ACACCATGGCTGAGACTGGAACCATCGCTGGTATTGTGAGCGCTGTTGCTATGGCTCTGGTTGGTGCAGTGAGCAGCTACATCTCCTACCAGAAGAAGAAGTTTTGCTTCAGCATACAGC AGAGTCTAAATGCAGATATGGTGAAAGCAGATGCCCCAGACGCTGTAGTTGCACAGGAGCCACAAG TTCAACAAACTCTTCTCCAGCCTCCCAACGCTGAGCCGCCCACAGAGGAAAATGTGGTGTAA
- the LOC141331263 gene encoding CD99 antigen-like protein 2 isoform X1, whose translation MGKKLATWTLLAVFSLLVVKGISQDLDLADAFDDEEPTAPPPKVDPAGGAGGAEKPSLKPVKPTVKEPAKPKPKQTEETYTDYFDATIRPGLLPRTPPSPLRTSVPPRKAQSGPGDFDLSDALNPDNDIKGKGKDSGKGDKDLGGGGRDDGKPNSRGGTSGSQFSDDDLSDVGNDNSYKPDKGKGGKGGSSAGSSGGDLDPADENNYDTMAETGTIAGIVSAVAMALVGAVSSYISYQKKKFCFSIQQSLNADMVKADAPDAVVAQEPQVQQTLLQPPNAEPPTEENVV comes from the exons ATGGGAAAGAAGCTCGCGACATGGACGCTTCTAGCGGTCTTTTCTCTGCTGGTAGTGAAAG GAATAAGTCAAGATCTGGACTTGGCAGATGCATTTGACGACGAAGAACCAA CTGCCCCACCACCTAAAGTGGACCCAGCGGGTGGTGCAGGAGGAGCAG AGAAACCCAGTCTTAAACCTGTTAAGCCCACAGTCAAGGAACCAGCAAAGCCCAAGCCCAAACAAACAG AGGAGACATACACTGATTATTTTGACGCCACCATTCGGCCAGGCCTGTTGCCCCGAACACCCCCTAGTCCTCTCCGAACCTCTGTTCCCCCTCGGAAAGCCCAGTCTG GTCCTGGGGACTTCGATCTTTCAGATGCCCTGAACCCCGACAATGACATCAAAGGGAAGGGCAAAGACTCTGGCAAAGGCG ATAAAGACCTCGGAGGAGGGGGCCGTGATGACGGCAAACCCAATAGCAGAGGTGGAACTAGTG GTAGTCAATTCTCAGACGACGACCTTTCAGATGTGGGCAATGATAACTCCTACAAACCTGACAAAGGCAAAG GTGGAAAAGGTGGAAGTAGTGCCGGAAGCAGTGGTGGTGATTTGGATCCTGCTGATGAAAATAACTACG ACACCATGGCTGAGACTGGAACCATCGCTGGTATTGTGAGCGCTGTTGCTATGGCTCTGGTTGGTGCAGTGAGCAGCTACATCTCCTACCAGAAGAAGAAGTTTTGCTTCAGCATACAGC AGAGTCTAAATGCAGATATGGTGAAAGCAGATGCCCCAGACGCTGTAGTTGCACAGGAGCCACAAG TTCAACAAACTCTTCTCCAGCCTCCCAACGCTGAGCCGCCCACAGAGGAAAATGTGGTGTAA
- the LOC141331263 gene encoding CD99 antigen-like protein 2 isoform X3 — translation MGKKLATWTLLAVFSLLVVKGISQDLDLADAFDDEEPTAPPPKVDPAGGAGGAEKPSLKPVKPTVKEPAKPKPKQTGPGDFDLSDALNPDNDIKGKGKDSGKGDKDLGGGGRDDGKPNSRGGTSGSQFSDDDLSDVGNDNSYKPDKGKGGKGGSSAGSSGGDLDPADENNYDTMAETGTIAGIVSAVAMALVGAVSSYISYQKKKFCFSIQQSLNADMVKADAPDAVVAQEPQVQQTLLQPPNAEPPTEENVV, via the exons ATGGGAAAGAAGCTCGCGACATGGACGCTTCTAGCGGTCTTTTCTCTGCTGGTAGTGAAAG GAATAAGTCAAGATCTGGACTTGGCAGATGCATTTGACGACGAAGAACCAA CTGCCCCACCACCTAAAGTGGACCCAGCGGGTGGTGCAGGAGGAGCAG AGAAACCCAGTCTTAAACCTGTTAAGCCCACAGTCAAGGAACCAGCAAAGCCCAAGCCCAAACAAACAG GTCCTGGGGACTTCGATCTTTCAGATGCCCTGAACCCCGACAATGACATCAAAGGGAAGGGCAAAGACTCTGGCAAAGGCG ATAAAGACCTCGGAGGAGGGGGCCGTGATGACGGCAAACCCAATAGCAGAGGTGGAACTAGTG GTAGTCAATTCTCAGACGACGACCTTTCAGATGTGGGCAATGATAACTCCTACAAACCTGACAAAGGCAAAG GTGGAAAAGGTGGAAGTAGTGCCGGAAGCAGTGGTGGTGATTTGGATCCTGCTGATGAAAATAACTACG ACACCATGGCTGAGACTGGAACCATCGCTGGTATTGTGAGCGCTGTTGCTATGGCTCTGGTTGGTGCAGTGAGCAGCTACATCTCCTACCAGAAGAAGAAGTTTTGCTTCAGCATACAGC AGAGTCTAAATGCAGATATGGTGAAAGCAGATGCCCCAGACGCTGTAGTTGCACAGGAGCCACAAG TTCAACAAACTCTTCTCCAGCCTCCCAACGCTGAGCCGCCCACAGAGGAAAATGTGGTGTAA